From Tripterygium wilfordii isolate XIE 37 chromosome 13, ASM1340144v1, whole genome shotgun sequence, the proteins below share one genomic window:
- the LOC120013267 gene encoding callose synthase 1-like isoform X1, with the protein MKHVGLCPALLGFTTGRFYAFEKAHRLDPTSSGRGVRQFKTALLQRLEKENEMTLRGRTMSDAREMQKFYQDYYTKYIQALQTEKADRAQLLKAYQTAAVLFEVLKAVNQTEAVEVADEILEAHTKVAEKTQIYVPYNILPLDPDSQDQAIMTYPEIQAAVFSLRNTRRLPWPKGYKKKVNEDILDWLQAMFGFQKDNVANQREHLILLLANVHIRQFPKPDQQPRLDDRALTDVMKKLFRNYTKWCKYLGRKSSLWLPTIHQEVQQRQLLYMGLYLLIWGEAANLRFMPECLCYIYHHMAFELYGMLAGSVSPLTGEHVKPAYGGEDETFLRKVVKPIYDIIAKEAKRNREGRSKHSQWRNYDDLNEYFWSVDCFQLGWPMRANADFFCLLPEELLSDNVEGKKSGTGDRWIGKINFVEIRSFWHIFRSFDRMWSFYILCLQAMIIIAWNGSGKLSSIFEGDIFKKVLSIFITAAILKFAQAVLDIILSWKSLRSMSNQVKLRYILKVVSAAAWVVIMPVTYAYSWKKPPGFAQAIKSWFGNGPSSPSLFIVAVLIYLSPNILSATLFLFPFIRRFLERSNNRIVMLITWWSQPRLYVGRGMHESSMSLLKYTLFWVLLMASKLAFSYYVEIKPLVGPTKAIMKVHINSYQWHEFFPQAKNNIGVVIALWAPVILVYFMDTQIWYAIYSTIFGGIYGAFRRLGEIRTLMLLRSRFQSLPGAFNACLIPAETDEKTKKKGLIATFSRKFSETPSNKEKEEARFAQMWNKIITSFRDEDLISNKEMDLLLVPYWADHDLELFQWPPFLLASKIPIALDMAKDSKGRDRDLKKRLAVDNYMHCAVRECYASCKNIINFLVLGEREKMVINDIFSKVDEHIRNGTLIKELTMRALPSLYEQFVELINYLLANKKEDKDQVVIVLLNMLEIVTRDIMEDEVPSLLDSSHGGSYGQHERMTPLEQQRQFFGQLKFPVMPETEAWKEKIRRLHLLLTVKESAMDVPANLEAGRRLSFFSNSLFMDIPTAPKVRNMLSFSVLTPYYKEAVLYSINHLEKPNEDGVSILFYLQKIFPDEWTNFLERVGCTSEEELRATEELEEELRLWASYRGQTLTKTVRGMMYYQKALELQAFLDMAKDEDLMKGYKAIELNCEKQSKSERSLLAQCQAIADMKFTYVVSCQQYGIHKRSGDRRAADILKLMTMYPSLRVAYIDEVEETSKNKTKRTVEKVYYSTLVKAALIKPIDFSEPIQNLDQVIYRIKLPGPAILGEGKPENQNHAIIFTRGEGLQTIDMNQDNYMEEALKMRNLLQEFLTKHDGMRYPTILGLREHIFTGSVSSLAWFMSNQENSFVTIGQRLLASPLKVRFHYGHPDVFDRLFHLTRGGVSKASKVINLSEDIFAGINSTLREGNVTHHEYIQVGKGKDVGLNQIAMFEAKIADGNGEQTLSRDIYRLGHRFDFFRMLSCYFTTIGFYFSTLLTVLSVYVFLYGRLYLVLSGLEKGLSTQPAIRDNQALQVALASQSFVQIGFLMTLPMVMEIGLENGFRNAFTDFVLMQLQLAPVFFTFSLGTKTHYYGRTLLHGGAHYRGTGRDFVVFHEKFADNYQLYSRSHFVKGFELLILLLGYHIVGSSFKSTVAYILITVSTWFMVGTWLFAPFIFNPSGFEWQKIVDDWTHWNKWINNHGGIGVSPEKSWESWWETEQDHLRHSGKLGITVEILLALRFFIFQYGLVYHLSFTRKTQSFLVYGASWVIIIVVLLVLKANSVGRRRFSADFQLVFRLIKGLIFITFLSIIIVLIALSHMTLRDIVVCILAFIPTGWGLLLIAQALKPLVKQTGFWGSVRTLARGYEMIMGLLLFTPVALLAWFPFVSEFQTRMLFNQAFSRGLQISRILGGPRKDKDRSSKSKD; encoded by the exons ATGAAACATGTTGGACTCTGTCCTGCACTCCTTGGATTTACAACAG GTCGTTTCTATGCCTTTGAGAAAGCTCACAGACTAGATCCCACATCTAGTGGACGTGGTGTTCGCCAATTCAAAACTGCACTTCTGCAACGTCTAGAAAAA GAAAATGAAATGACGTTGAGAGGAAGGACAATGAGTGATGCTCGTGAAATGCAGAAGTTTTATCAAGATTACTACACAAAATATATTCAAGCGCTGCAAACCGAGAAAGCTGACCG TGCTCAACTTTTAAAAGCATATCAAACAGCTGCTGTCCTATTTGAGGTTCTCAAGGCTGTCAACCAGACAGAGGCTGTGGAAGTTGCCGATGAG ATTTTGGAAGCTCACACCAAAGTTgcagaaaaaacacaaatttatgTACCTTATAACATCCTTCCCCTGGATCCTGATAGTCAAGATCAGGCTATTATGACATATCCAGAG ATACAAGCTGCTGTTTTTTCACTTCGTAATACTAGGCGTTTACCTTGGCCAAAAGGCTACAAGAAGAAAGTAAACGAAGATATCCTAGACTGGCTCCAGGCTATGTTTGGTTTTCAG AAGGATAATGTGGCTAATCAAAGAGAGCACTTGATTCTGCTGCTTGCAAATGTGCACATACGTCAGTTTCCAAAGCCTGATCAGCAACCTAGG TTGGATGATCGTGCTTTAACAGATGTGATGAAGAAACTTTTTAGAAACTACACAAAGTGGTGCAAGTACTTGGGCAGGAAAAGTAGCTTGTG GTTGCCAACTATTCATCAAGAGGTGCAGCAGAGACAGCTACTGTACATGGGTCTATATCTTCTTATATGGGGTGAAGCTGCAAACTTGAGATTCATGCCAGAATGCCTCTGCTATATTTATCACCAT ATGGCGTTTGAACTGTATGGAATGCTTGCTGGGAGTGTCAGTCCACTGACGGGTGAGCATGTAAAGCCAGCCTATGGTGGTGAAGACGAGACTTTCTTAAGGAAGGTAGTGAAGCCAATATATGACATAATAGCAAAG GAAGCTAAAAGGAACAGAGAAGGAAGGTCCAAACACTCCCAATGGAGAAACTATGATGATTTAAACGAATACTTTTG GTCAGTTGATTGTTTTCAGCTGGGCTGGCCTATGCGTGCTAATGCTGACTTTTTTTGCCTGCTGCCAGAGGAGCTTCTGTCAGACAATGTTGAG GGAAAGAAATCAGGTACTGGGGATCGATGGATtggaaaaattaattttgtcgAAATCCGCTCTTTTTGGCATATCTTCCGAAGTTTTGATAGGATGTGGAGcttttatattttgtgtttaCAG GCAATGATCATTATTGCTTGGAATGGGTCGGGGAAATTAAGTTCCATATTTGAGGGCGACATTTTCAAGAAAGTTTTGAGCATATTCATAACTGCAGCAATATTGAAGTTTGCACAAG CTGTCCTTGATATAATTTTGAGCTGGAAATCCTTGCGTAGCATGTCAAATCAAGTCAAGCTAAGATATATTTTGAAGGTTGTTTCTGCTGCAGCATGGGTTGTAATTATGCCAGTAACTTACGCGTATAGTTGGAAGAAACCTCCTGGATTTGCACAGGCCATTAAGAGTTGGTTTGGCAATGGTCCAAGTTCACCTTCTTTATTCATTGTGGCGGTTCTTATCTACTTGTCTCCAAACATACTATCTGCAACTTTATTTCTGTTCCCATTCATACGCCGCTTTCTTGAGAGGTCAAATAATAGGATTGTCATGCTCATAACATGGTGGTCTCAG CCTCGCCTTTATGTTGGACGAGGGATGCATGAGAGCTCAATGTCACTACTCAA GTACACTTTGTTTTGGGTTCTCCTGATGGCCTCAAAATTAGCATTCAGCTATTATGTAGAG ATTAAGCCACTTGTGGGTCCAACAAAGGCTATCATGAAAGTACACATAAATTCTTATCAATGGCATGAGTTCTTCCCCCAAG CTAAGAACAACATCGGAGTTGTGATTGCACTCTGGGCTCCTGTTATTCTT GTTTATTTTATGGATACTCAAATTTGGTATGCTATCTACTCAACCATATTTGGAGGTATATATGGTGCTTTCCGTCGTCTTGGAGAG ATCCGAACATTGATGCTGCTGAGGTCTAGATTTCAATCATTACCTGGTGCTTTTAATGCCTGCTTGATTCCAGCAGAAACTGATgagaagacaaagaagaagggattgataGCCACCTTTTCCCGTAAATTTTCTGAG ACCCCATCTAATAAAGAGAAGGAGGAAGCAAGGTTTGCTCAGATGTGGAACAAAATCATCACCAGCTTCAGAGACGAGGATCTGATTAGTAACAA GGAAATGGACTTGCTGCTTGTCCCATACTGGGCTGACCATGATTTGGAACTCTTTCAGTGGCCTCCATTTCTGTTGGCTAGCAAG ATCCCAATAGCATTGGATATGGCAAAAGACAGCAAGGGAAGAGACCGAGATCTGAAAAAGAGATTGGCTGTAGACAATTATATGCACTGTGCAGTTCGTGAGTGTTATGCTTCTTGTAAAAATATCATAAATTTCTTGGTTCTTGGAGAACGTGAAAAAAT GGTTATTAATGATATTTTCTCGAAAGTTGATGAACATATAAGGAACGGAACTTTGATTAAAGAACTGACCATGAGGGCTCTTCCCAGCCTTTATGAACAATTTGTAGAGTTAATCAATTACTTG TTGGCCAATAAGAAAGAGGATAAGGATCAAGTTGTCATTGTTTTGCTCAACATGCTGGAGATTGTAACCAGGGACATTATGGAGGATGAGGTTCCAAG TTTGCTTGATTCAAGTCACGGTGGATCTTATGGGCAACATGAGAGGATGACTCCCCTTGAGCAACAACGTCAGTTTTTCGGTCAGCTAAAGTTTCCAGTTATGCCTGAAACAGAGGCTTGGAAAGAAAAG ATCAGAAGGCTCCATCTGTTGCTTACAGTGAAGGAGTCTGCTATGGATGTGCCAGCTAACCTAGAAGCTGGAAGACgcctttctttcttctccaatTCTTTGTTCATGGACATACCTACTGCACCCAAAGTCCGAAATATGCTTTCTTTCTC AGTCCTAACTCCTTACTACAAGGAAGCAGTTCTTTACTCCATCAATCACCTGGAAAAGCCAAATGAAGATGGGGTTTCTATCCTATTTTACTTGCAAAAGATCTTTCCAG ATGAATGGACGAACTTTCTTGAACGAGTTGGATGCACTAGCGAAGAAGAGCTTCGAGCAACGGAAGAACTGGAGGAAGAACTGCGTTTATGGGCTTCATATAGAGGCCAAACGTTGACCAAAACTG TTCGAGGGATGATGTATTACCAAAAAGCATTGGAGCTTCAGGCTTTCCTTGATATGGCAAAGGATGAAG aTTTAATGAAAGGCTACAAGGCCATTGAATTGAAttgtgagaaacaatcaaaGAGTGAAAGGTCATTATTGGCTCAGTGCCAGGCCATAGCTGATATGAAATTTACCTATGTGGTATCCTGCCAGCAATATGGAATTCATAAACGATCTGGTGATCGTCGTGCTGCAGATATATTGAAGCTCATGACAAT GTACCCATCTCTTCGTGTAGCTTACATTGATGAAGTTGAAGAAACTagtaaaaataaaaccaaaaggaCAGTTGAGAAAGTTTATTATTCAACTCTTGTCAAGGCTGCACTGATCAAGCCTATTGATTTTTCTGAGCCTATTCAAAATTTGGATCAG GTTATTTATCGGATAAAGCTTCCTGGACCTGCAATTTTGGGTGAGGGGAAGccagaaaatcaaaatcatgcCATTATTTTTACCCGTGGAGAAGGCCTGCAAACAATAGATATGAATCag GATAACTATATGGAAGAAGCCTTGAAAATGAGAAACTTGCTGCAAGAATTTCTTACCAAGCATGATGGCATGAGATATCCAACCATACTTGGACTTAGAGAGCATATATTCACTGGCAG TGTTTCATCCCTGGCATGGTTTATGTCAAATCAGGAGAATAGTTTTGTAACAATTGGGCAGAGATTATTGGCCAGCCCTTTGAA AGTTCGGTTCCACTATGGTCATCCAGATGTATTTGATAGACTGTTTCATCTGACTAGAGGGGGTGTCAGCAAAGCGTCTAAAGTCATCAACTTGAGCGAGGACATATTTGCAG GTATTAATTCTACATTACGCGAAGGAAATGTCACTCATCATGAATATATACAAGTTGGAAAGGGAAAGGATGTGGGCCTTAACCAGATTGCTATGTTTGAGGCAAAGATAGCTGATGGGAATGGTGAACAGACATTGAGTCGCGACATATATCGCCTTGGGCATCGGTTTGATTTTTTCCGGATGCTGTCCTGTTATTTTACTACAATTGGCTTCTATTTTAGCACCTTG TTAACTGTCCTCTCGGTCTATGTGTTTCTGTATGGCCGCCTTTATCTCGTCCTTAGTGGACTTGAAAAAGGATTAAGTACTCAGCCAGCAATTCGAGATAATCAAGCTCTTCAAGTGGCTCTTGCTTCTCAGTCCTTTGTTCAAATTGGGTTCTTGATGACCTTGCCTATGGTGATGGAAATCGGTTTAGAAAATGGCTTTCGTAATGCATTTACTGATTTTGTATTGATGCAATTACAGTTAGCGCCTgtatttttcacattttctctTGGAACAAAGACACACTATTATGGTAGGACATTGCTCCATGGGGGAGCACATTATAGAGGTACAGGACGTGATTTTGTCGTTTTCCATGAAAAGTTCGCGGACAACTATCAGCTCTATTCTCGCAGCCATTTTGTGAAGGGGTTTGAGCTTTTGATTCTCCTTCTTGGGTACCACATTGTAGGCTCTTCATTTAAAAGCACAGTTGCATATATCTTGATCACTGTATCAACATGGTTCATGGTGGGGACATGGCTTTTTGCCCCTTTCATCTTCAATCCGTCCGGCTTTGAGTGGCAAAAGATTGTCGATGACTGGACACATTGGAATAAATGGATCAATAATCACGGAGGGATTGGCGTGTCTCCAGAAAAAAGTTGGGAATCCTGGTGGGAAACAGAGCAAGATCATCTCCGTCATTCTGGGAAGCTTGGTATCACAGTGGAGATATTGTTGGCATTGCGTTTCTTCATCTTTCAGTATGGGCTTGTGTATCACCTCTCATTTACAAGGAAAACCCAAAGTTTTCTG GTATATGGAGCTTCATGGGTGATCATCATTGTAGTGTTGTTGGTGCTGAAG GCCAATTCTGTTGGAAGGAGACGATTTAGTGCAGACTTCCAACTTGTGTTTCGGCTTATAAAGGGTCTCATATTCATCACATTTCTTTCTATTATCATTGTCCTGATCGCCCTTTCTCATATGACTCTACGAGATATCGTCGTCTGCATTCTTGCTTTCATTCCAACTGGATGGGGTTTGCTATTG ATTGCGCAAGCATTGAAGCCGCTGGTGAAACAAACTGGATTTTGGGGATCGGTACGAACACTTGCCCGTGGTTATGAAATGATCATGGGTTTGCTTTTATTCACCCCTGTTGCATTACTGGCATGGTTTCCATTTGTTTCCGAATTCCAAACACGTATGCTGTTCAACCAAGCATTTAGCAGAGGTCTGCAGATCTCCCGTATCCTTGGTGGACCAAGGAAGGACAAGGATCGCTCTTCAAAAAGCAAGGACTAA